The stretch of DNA GTGCAGCACGCGCCCACATCAAGGCCGTCGATCTGGAACATCGTGTACACGGCATCGGGGCCCATTGGACTGTCGGCAATCGTCCAGCCGAACAAGTCGCTGTAGAATGTTTTCGCGGCGGTCTGATTGTTGGTCGAGAGTTCAAACCAGCAGGGTGAACCGGGAGCGTGTTTGTCGATGGTGGCCATAGGGCTCCACGGTATCATCCGGCCATGCGCTTGCTCACATCGGCTCTGATTGTTGTTGTCGCACTGCCCGTATTCGCACAGCAGCGAGGCGTCGAGCTGGCCAACCTGACCTGGGTCGAAGCCGAGAAAATTTTAGCCGGCGACCAGGTCGTTGTCATTCCTCTCGGAGCCGGGTCGAAGGAGCATGGTCCGCACCTGCGTCTCGACAACGACTACCAACTCGCGGAGTACTTCAAGCGCCGAGTGCTGGCCGAGAGCAACGTTGTGGTGGCGCCCACGATTACGTATCACTACTACCCGGCGTTCCTGAGTCCGGGATCCACACACCTGCGTCAGGAGACCGCTCGTGATGTGGTGGTGGACATCGTAAACAGCCTGACACCGCACGGACCGCGCCGCTTCTATGTGCTGAACACCGGCGTCTCTACGTTGGTTCCGCTGAAAGCCAGTGCGGAAGAACTGGCGAAGGCCGGTCTGCTGATGCGATACACCGATGTGCTGACGATTGCGACAGCCGAAGAGGAGAAAGTGAAACAGCAGCCCGAAGGTACGCACGCGGATGAAATCGAGACGTCGATGATGCTCTACATCGCACCCGAGCGCGTGGACATGAGCAAAGCCGCGAAAGACATCAGTCCGCGCGAGGGCGGCCGCGGCGGCCTTACGCGCGTGCCGGGCCGCGGCGTCGGGCGTTACTCACCGACGGGCATCTACGGCGACGCCACCCTGGCCACGCGCGAGAAGGGACGCGCGGTGGTGGAAGCAATGGTCGCCGGCATGTTGCGCGAGATCGAAGATCTGCGCAAAGCGCCGCTCCCGCCAAAACGTTAGCGCCTAGGCTTTCTCCATGAAGTTCCATGAAGTT from Acidobacteriota bacterium encodes:
- a CDS encoding creatininase family protein, with translation MRLLTSALIVVVALPVFAQQRGVELANLTWVEAEKILAGDQVVVIPLGAGSKEHGPHLRLDNDYQLAEYFKRRVLAESNVVVAPTITYHYYPAFLSPGSTHLRQETARDVVVDIVNSLTPHGPRRFYVLNTGVSTLVPLKASAEELAKAGLLMRYTDVLTIATAEEEKVKQQPEGTHADEIETSMMLYIAPERVDMSKAAKDISPREGGRGGLTRVPGRGVGRYSPTGIYGDATLATREKGRAVVEAMVAGMLREIEDLRKAPLPPKR